The genomic stretch TCGGTGGGAATGAAGCGGATCGTGTCGCCGACCTTGGCATTGATAAGGTTGGGCTTGAACACCTGCATGCCGCTTCCGTCCGGATCGCGCGTGAGCATCTGGACTTCGATGACGGTGCCGTTCGGCTCGACTTCGGGTTCGGTTGCAGGCGCGGTAGCCGTTTCGGTCTCTGTTGCAGCCGGCTCCGGAGCCGCGGCCGGTTCTGCCGCTTCTTCGTCGGCGCGACTACCGCAGGCGGCAAGCGCCATCAGGCTGGCCGCAGCGATGCTTCCCTTCAGGATACTGATTTTCTTCATTTATCACTCTCCTAGATCCAATCCACTCCACGTCGTCAATCGCCATAGACACTTTTTGCTGTCAATCCTAGCGGTTAGTCCTCTCTCGGTCGGCCTGTACCGCTCTCTCCGAGGTGCCGTTTCCTGATGCGGGAAATCAAAAGGAAGATTGCCAGCAGAACTAGCGGTGCCATGACGGCAAGAGCAATGTCGACCGCCTTGCCGTCCGGAAAGGCGGATGCTCCCTTCAG from Qipengyuania profundimaris encodes the following:
- a CDS encoding pseudoazurin, translated to MKKISILKGSIAAASLMALAACGSRADEEAAEPAAAPEPAATETETATAPATEPEVEPNGTVIEVQMLTRDPDGSGMQVFKPNLINAKVGDTIRFIPTDPTHQSSSIAGMLPEGARGWEGEINEPVEYVVPVPGVYGFQCIPHYSAGMVGLIIVEGEGMTENLESAKSTTHPGLAGRKFEEIFAQAESEGMLSQ